A single window of Desulfovibrio sp. G11 DNA harbors:
- a CDS encoding ATPase, whose translation MTPLQIVSALNSLISIRQPAFLWGAPGVGKSQIVAQVAESRGVALRDIRAVLLDPVDLRGLPRITEQGLSVWCPPAFLPTSSDPEEGIIFLDELNAAPPLVQAACYQLILDRAIGEYRLPDGWAIVAAGNREKDKAVSYRMPSALANRMVHLEFDASLDDWLSWAQVAGIRPEVCAFLRFRPRLLHDFDPQKSEKAFASPRSWEFVSRILDAAPDQDVEYELFQGTVGTAGAAEFMGFLAVWRELPTVDEVLAAPASAVVPLEPAALYAMCEALSLRASAETINALTAYAERLPSEFGVLLMRDAVCQDTELVRTEAFSRWAEKNAEVLM comes from the coding sequence ATGACACCTTTACAGATTGTTTCTGCCTTGAATTCCCTTATTTCCATCCGCCAGCCGGCTTTTTTATGGGGCGCGCCGGGCGTGGGCAAAAGCCAGATAGTGGCCCAGGTGGCAGAGTCCAGAGGCGTGGCCCTGCGCGACATCCGCGCCGTGCTGCTTGACCCCGTGGATCTGCGCGGTTTGCCGCGCATTACCGAACAGGGGCTTTCCGTGTGGTGTCCGCCGGCATTCCTGCCCACGTCTTCAGATCCGGAAGAAGGCATAATTTTTCTGGATGAGCTGAACGCCGCACCGCCTCTTGTGCAGGCCGCCTGCTACCAGCTTATCCTGGACCGCGCCATTGGCGAATACCGCCTGCCTGACGGTTGGGCCATTGTGGCCGCGGGCAACCGCGAAAAGGACAAGGCCGTGTCGTACCGCATGCCCTCGGCCCTTGCCAACCGTATGGTGCACCTGGAGTTTGACGCCAGTCTGGACGACTGGCTCTCCTGGGCGCAGGTCGCGGGCATACGGCCTGAAGTGTGTGCATTCCTGCGGTTCAGGCCTCGGCTGCTGCACGACTTTGACCCGCAAAAATCCGAAAAGGCCTTTGCTTCGCCCCGTTCGTGGGAATTTGTTTCGCGTATTCTTGATGCCGCGCCGGACCAGGATGTGGAATACGAACTTTTTCAGGGTACTGTGGGTACAGCGGGGGCTGCGGAGTTTATGGGTTTTCTTGCTGTATGGCGTGAGCTGCCCACAGTGGACGAAGTGCTGGCGGCCCCGGCCTCGGCCGTGGTTCCGCTGGAACCGGCGGCTCTTTATGCCATGTGCGAGGCACTGAGCCTCAGGGCCAGCGCCGAAACCATAAATGCGCTTACGGCCTATGCCGAAAGGCTGCCTTCGGAATTCGGCGTTTTGCTCATGCGTGACGCCGTGTGCCAGGACACGGAGCTTGTGCGCACCGAGGCTTTCTCCCGCTGGGCGGAAAAAAACGCTGAAGTGCTGATGTAG